A stretch of Planococcus citri chromosome 5, ihPlaCitr1.1, whole genome shotgun sequence DNA encodes these proteins:
- the LOC135848509 gene encoding uncharacterized protein LOC135848509, with the protein MSQSKQQISFFQEAERFLSHSYSSENEFVKEYKKFDQGNAKSKQLYLFVLSKLENSVVSGNFDDLKKYVKVINFVSDIENRKTLETLYNDTQNSIKTTNLAILSCKYGRLEILKYVLGDGKVLENLSINVGKNVITPGDRDESHHDAFYYAVLSGNVELLDSLIKNWPCDYFSTRSEELDEILSKVYEELKLKNVSLSENMEIFVESQLINLRFFSNSSKKDRICDKVKICNIIDRVNLVLEKIVFLKSKYSDVEKLDETFLFVARFIAQNLHVLKRQLKFTYDRLPWEEIEFCLVSFISSYVNQRDINFFYRAILSKSKIIRYLEQFADKLEAEKSNIENERVSNLAVLPKLKRSQIVTDIIRNTPEFQDLYNDYQRIRDIHSLQKINEYLNLALSIDPEERRGQLVIIRALQVIGEYLKNTLESPKLSSITSEFLLLSLPENTKKIVIDLRNSLSHASSLLRRSKIEENTDVSFFISVQNDTKKMYDMIVDILFNKKMNMIRKMQDIVDRENLHEFGEIVEAFSFIKADKISENTFKSMEHEKNLDKLINEMSDTISDKTYYEENLFARIREIMKINPSKNQSQNTTDYNSNFATLKNLFNFLRMNFGHSLDSNDFQAHKKIIKSALRRISFKETSSHRLKEIVELAMLIFHSAKSRLLGDDLQRITKSALEIVHIAEFRSNDIKWIEKLREDLHEKGFSTAVCQENQPYQPTKEKYQNQLTQKLSELKAVLNNDRVKSESNEKHHHWSDKKFQAAVETLVLDILSILDESDKRLEDNLLFLDGNSPLLVGKCLRNHLALGNTLVDILPSDPSAAIIRNAEQLVSENIAKSNEKIIGKLVKDDPTNLRAKFDQDLAVVINQGKMFTALEQGDFEELKNCIAKGADIRAKSINSWSALHFASCGPSLEIVNFILDQNLDVDVKDADGQNPLHVAAANGRKNIVEFFITKAGISANTPDSFLRTPLQVAAQNGHKDVFEILLQNNADFGNVRDPLGYAPVHHAIQCNHVEIVKILLEKFKNVDCKTSAGYTPLHIAAECGRLEMVNFLLDCGANVSAKHDKGATPLHLAAQNGHSDVVKALISKGADVNATNLDGATPLHHAVQHDRLEVVNILLKHGADPNVAQKLHNGTPLHYATRHGQEEIVEVLLAYKADVNLVADELSSPLHLAVRYSCLKIVTSLLKHGADIHAKDINSQTPLFCAAESNRVDIAQLLIQNEAEIDCKAYHNLTPLHIAASEGHKQVAALLIENKANVGIKNKTGKTPLLVAAENGHVDICELLIAQNESIVDVKDDRGMTPLHAAAISGHENVISFLLKSGACVNTRDESDCTRLLAAILRNNKNMVKFLTENGAMVNTAQSSEHSSSSQDTCAITPLLVAVQSGSQDIVEILVASEANVDDKTSGKTPLMSAVEYGYKNIVDILISNGADVNGENGEPLLLAVCNNREDILKILLQNGANIDVTHDDGASLLHFAASMGHKDIVKILIDNGMDINGKTRFDVTPLHNASSQGHKEIAEILIKNKADVNFANSEGTPLHVAVVSGHVEIVKLLLRNRAKMPKDAKHRSPLELAVAYSHLDVVKILLQHNPAVDMNAKVDSSDRTLLHIASQEDNLEMVKYLVGKGYHIHAKNSFGLKPIHIAAREGLKDIVEFFLSKGLKVDERDANNQSLLHYAVTKKGLEVVKFLILKGADVNVKDDVDSTPLHDAVMCGSEDIVRVLLENGAVYNAMNNQSLKPSDMNYRVSGVADISTGEFIKTTINEDIEKLFVFTENMFQAIAAENPSVSAAKNAIESGAVINAKYAETESTPLHYAAWKGCIQVVDILLENKANPNMVCSKKFTPLHFAAKFSHFDCVKALMCHGAIYNPVSENGKTPLDYATDKEIITLLKSTNKCFEMVTTSHTEVINILEKMKDSDTLKSIMNACNKDNKTLIAAALQRNSAFLDKLMKVSDGATSKKNDEAIKLLAKGEVQSALNIFDNLFNQRKQLLGPNNLATLNIQKRMANTLDRLGQNEKALGMLEDIYLKQKEMLGSRNQHTLDTRSSIAVVLYKQGKHIEAFDIFQDVYSKQKELLGSDHLETVNTEFNIGLVLQIMGKHDEALNISKEVFEKWKNLKGDDHMLTVLAQHNIARALVSLGEYENALQLFNDVYQKKKSNLGTDHDETTRTLSNIGEVYFKQNELPEALAAFQGVLDGQQKTSTQNPKEISNTRYYLAHTLFALGKFVPAYKNFKECCDQKKTDLGSDHPSVIDAEEKINVIIHKFEMEGRYKPDIIQILQTGINIAFRNGDISAVKLLLKGGADVNECDIDGRTPLHYAVHYERHDIVNILLDNGANVTHATNKGNTPLHIATLKCNTEIVNVLLQRISRDDKLKLNDFVNAKTILAGTTSLHIAAKNGSLDIVKSLLNHGAMYNVANNESKTPIDLSTDQQIINLLRLINELFDGAERGSVEATITRLKAMTSDEFSAVTNSRNSDGKNLLLVANVDGQKKILKALVERATKKTNQN; encoded by the coding sequence ATGTCGCAGTCTAAGCAACAAATCAGTTTTTTCCAAGAAGCTGAGCGATTTTTGTCGCATTCGTATTCATCTGAAAACGAGTTCGTGAAAGAATACAAGAAATTTGACCAAGGAAACGCAAAATCTAAACAACTGTATCTCTTCGTTTTAAGTAAACTAGAAAATTCGGTAGTATCAGGTAactttgatgatttaaaaaaatatgtcaaagtAATCAATTTcgtcagcgatatcgaaaatcgaaaaacattaGAGACTTTGTACAATGATACGCAAAATTCTATTAAAACCACTAATTTAGCGATCCTATCTTGCAAATATGGTAGACTAGAAATACTGAAATATGTTCTCGGTGATGGTAAAGTCTTGGAAAATCTATctataaatgttggtaaaaatgtCATTACACCTGGCGATCGGGACGAATCACATCACGATGCATTTTATTACGCTGTACTTTCTGGTAATGTCGAGCTTCTTGATTCGCTTATCAAAAATTGGCCCTGCGATTATTTTTCTACTCGTTCTGAAGAGCTAGATGAGATTCTTTCAAAAGTGTACGAGgagttgaagttgaaaaacgtGTCGTTGTCagaaaatatggaaatttttgtcgaaagcCAGTTGATTAATCTtcgttttttctcaaattcttctAAAAAAGATCGTATTTGTGATAAAGTTAAAATTTGTAATATCATAGATCGAGTTAATTTAGTTctagaaaaaatcgtttttttgaaGTCGAAGTATTCCGATGTTGAGAAATTAGATGAAACTTTTTTATTCGTCGCTAGGTTCATTGCTCAAAATCTTCACGTGCTCAAACGTCAATTGAAATTCACCTACGATAGATTACCTTGGGAAGAAATCGAATTTTGTTTAGTTTCTTTTATTTCTTCTTACGTCAATCAGCGAGACATTAATTTCTTTTATCGCGCCATTTTGAGCAAGAGCAAAATAATTCGCTATTTGGAGCAGTTCGCTGACAAACTCGAAGCTGAAAAatcgaatattgaaaatgaacgcGTTAGTAACCTAGCTGTTCTTCCGAAGCTGAAACGAAGTCAAATTGTCACCGATATTATTCGCAATACTCCCGAATTTCAAGACTTGTACAACGATTATCAACGTATCCGAGATATTCATTCTTTGCAGAAAATAAACGAGTATTTGAACCTTGCTTTATCAATCGATCCTGAAGAAAGACGAGGCCAATTAGTTATTATTCGTGCTTTGCAAGTCATCGGcgagtatttaaaaaacacattggAATCTCCGAAGCTGTCTTCTATTACGAGCGAGTTTCTTCTCCTGTCGTTGCcggaaaataccaaaaaaatcgtCATCGATTTACGTAATTCACTGTCGCACGCTTCTTCGCTACTTAGGAGAAgtaaaatcgaagaaaatacCGACGTCAGCTTTTTCATCAGTGTTCAGAATGAtacgaaaaaaatgtacgatATGATCGTCGATATTCTCTTCAATAAAAAGATGAACATGATCCGGAAAATGCAGGATATCGTGGATAGAGAAAATTTGCACGAATTTGGAGAAATCGTCGAAGCCTTCAGTTTCATCAAAGCGGATAAAATCAGCGAGAATACTTTCAAATCGATGGAACACGAGAAGAATTTGGATAAACTCATTAACGAGATGAGTGATACTATCTCTGACAAGACTTATTACGAAGAAAATCTCTTCGCTCGAATCAGAGAGATAATGAAAATAAACCCTTCCAAAAATCAGTCGCAAAATACCACAGATTACAACTCGAACTTTGCGACGTTGAAGAACCTTTTCAATTTCTTGCGAATGAATTTTGGTCATAGTCTCGATagcaatgattttcaagcacataaaaaaataattaaatccgCACTGCGGCGTATTTCCTTCAAAGAAACATCATCGCACAGGCTGAAAGAAATCGTCGAATTAGCTATGCTTATTTTTCATAGCGCCAAATCCAGACTACTGGGTGACGACCTACAACGAATAACTAAATCTGCCCTTGAAATCGTTCATATCGCTGAATTCAGATCAAACGACATCAAATGGATCGAGAAATTGAGAGAAGACTTACACGAGAAAGGTTTTTCTACTGCTGTATGTCAAGAAAATCAGCCTTATCAGCCTACtaaagaaaaataccaaaaccaGCTTACACAGAAATTGTCCGAGTTGAAAGCTGTTTTAAACAATGATCGAGTAAAAAGCGAATCGAATGAAAAACACCATCATTGGAGtgataaaaaattccaagctgCAGTGGAAACGTTAGTTCTGGACATCTTGTCGATTTTAGACGAATCTGATAAACGTCTGGAAGATAACCTGCTTTTCTTGGATGGAAATAGTCCACTGCTGGTTGGAAAATGCCTACGTAATCATTTAGCCCTTGGTAATACCTTAGTCGATATATTACCGTCTGATCCATCCGCAGCAATAATCCGAAATGCTGAACAACtagtttctgaaaatattgcCAAAAGTAATGAGAAGATTATTGGCAAATTAGTCAAAGATGATCCTACCAATTTGAGAGCTAAATTCGATCAAGATCTCGCCGTCGTTATAAATCAAGGAAAAATGTTCACCGCATTAGAACAAGGTGATTTTGAAGAACTGAAGAATTGTATCGCCAAAGGAGCTGATATTCGTGCTAAAAGTATCAATTCGTGGTCCGCTTTGCATTTCGCTTCTTGTGGACCTAGTCTCGAAATTGTGAACTTTATTCTCGATCAGAATTTGGACGTCGATGTGAAAGATGCAGATGGCCAAAATCCACTCCACGTTGCTGCTGCTAATGGAAGAAAAAATATcgtcgaatttttcatcacgaaaGCTGGTATTTCTGCCAACACTCCTGACTCTTTCCTAAGAACACCACTCCAAGTTGCAGCTCAAAATGGTCACAAGGATGTCTTCGAAATACTGCTGCAAAATAATGCTGACTTTGGCAATGTGCGTGATCCATTGGGTTATGCTCCGGTGCATCATGCTATACAATGCAATCACGTTGAAATCGTTAAAATACTgctggaaaaattcaagaatgtcGACTGCAAGACATCGGCTGGCTATACACCTCTACATATAGCTGCAGAATGCGGTAGATTAGAGATGGTCAACTTTTTGCTTGATTGTGGGGCAAATGTTAGTGCCAAACATGATAAAGGAGCTACACCATTGCATCTAGCAGCTCAAAACGGCCACTCAGATGTAGTGAAAGCTTTAATTTCAAAAGGAGCTGATGTCAATGCTACAAATTTAGACGGTGCTACCCCTTTACACCATGCAGTTCAACATGATCGTCTTGAGGTAGTCAATATTCTATTGAAACATGGAGCTGACCCTAATGTCgctcaaaaattgcataatggAACCCCTTTGCATTATGCTACCAGACACGGACAAGAAGAAATTGTTGAAGTACTACTTGCTTACAAAGCAGATGTCAATCTTGTCGCTGATGAACTTTCATCTCCATTACACCTTGCAGTACGGTATAGCTGCTTGAAAATCGTCACTTCCCTTCTGAAACATGGTGCTGATATTCATGCCAAAGATATCAATTCTCAGACACCATTGTTCTGTGCAGCTGAAAGTAATCGAGTAGATATAGCTCAACTTCTAATACAAAATGAGGCAGAAATTGATTGCAAAGCTTATCATAATCTGACACCACTACATATTGCTGCTTCTGAAGGACACAAACAAGTCGCTGCtcttttgatagaaaataaaGCCAATGTTGGTATCAAAAACAAGACTGGCAAGACACCATTGCTCGTTGCAGCTGAAAATGGCCATGTTGACATCTGCGAGCTTCTAATCGCCCAAAATGAATCCATTGTTGATGTTAAAGATGATAGGGGTATGACACCTTTGCACGCAGCTGCTATTAGTGGTCATGAAAATGTCATCAGTTTTCTACTTAAAAGTGGTGCTTGTGTAAATACCAGAGATGAAAGTGACTGTACACGTTTACTCGCAGCTATTCTACGCAATAACAAAAATATGGTCaagtttttgacagaaaatggaGCGATGGTCAATACAGCTCAAAGTTCTGAACATTCGTCATCGTCTCAGGATACTTGTGCAATTACACCCCTTCTCGTAGCTGTTCAATCAGGTTCCCAAGATATTGTTGAGATTTTAGTTGCGAGTGAAGCTAATGTTGATGATAAAACCTCTGGCAAGACTCCTTTGATGTCTGCAGTAGAATATGGTTATAAGAACATCGTTGACATTTTAATATCGAACGGAGCCGATGTCAATGGAGAGAATGGCGAACCTCTGCTTCTGGCAGTGTGTAACAATCGTGAGgatatattgaaaattttacttcaaaatggAGCTAATATTGATGTCACACATGATGATGGTGCTTCGTTGTTACATTTCGCTGCTTCAATGGGTCATAAGGATATAGTAAAAATTCTGATAGACAATGGAATGGATATAAATGGCAAGACTCGTTTTGATGTAACACCATTGCACAATGCATCGAGCCAAGGTCACAAagaaatagctgaaattttgattaaaaacaaaGCCGATGTTAATTTCGCCAATTCTGAGGGTACTCCATTGCATGTCGCTGTTGTAAGTGGTCACGTGGAAATAGTTAAACTTCTACTTCGAAATAGGGCAAAAATGCCTAAAGATGCTAAACACAGATCACCTTTAGAATTGGCAGTCGCATATAGCCACTTGGATGTGGTTAAAATCTTACTACAGCATAACCCAGCAGTGGATATGAACGCCAAAGTTGATTCTTCTGATAGGACATTACTTCATATTGCTTCGCAAGAAGATAACTTAGAAATGGTAAAATATCTTGTAGGTAAAGGATACCACATTCATGCCAAAAATAGCTTCGGCTTGAAACCAATTCACATCGCAGCTAGAGAAGGTCTCAAAGACATTGTCGAGTTCTTTTTGAGTAAAGGATTAAAAGTTGATGAACGTGATGCGAATAACCAATCTTTACTTCATTATGCCGTTACCAAAAAAGGGTTGGAAGTTGTTAAATTCTTGATATTGAAGGGTGCTGATGTCAATGTTAAAGATGACGTAGACTCAACCCCGCTACATGATGCCGTTATGTGTGGTTCTGAAGATATCGTCCGAGTTCTTTTAGAAAATGGAGCTGTTTACAACGCCATGAACAATCAGTCTTTGAAACCATCGGATATGAATTATAGAGTCAGTGGTGTAGCAGACATTAGTACAGGAGAATTCATAAAAACTACAATAAAtgaagatattgaaaaattgttcgtttTTACTGAAAATATGTTCCAGGCTATTGCAGCTGAAAATCCTTCGGTTTCAGCTGCCAAAAATGCCATTGAATCGGGAGCTGTCATCAATGCCAAATATGCTGAAACTGAATCGACTCCATTACATTATGCTGCTTGGAAAGGCTGTATCCAAGTTGTAGACATTCTGTTGGAAAATAAAGCCAATCCCAACATGGTTTGTAGTAAGAAGTTTACTCCTTTGCACTTTGCTGCCAAGTTTTCACATTTCGATTGTGTGAAAGCTTTAATGTGTCATGGTGCAATTTACAATCCAGTTTCTGAAAATGGTAAAACACCATTGGATTATGCTACCGATAAAGAAATAATTACTTTGCTGAAATCAACCAACAAATGCTTTGAAATGGTTACAACCAGCCACACTGAGGTTATCAATATTCTTGAGAAAATGAAAGACAGCGACACATTAAAATCAATCATGAATGCTTGTAACAAAGACAACAAAACTTTAATAGCTGCTGCTCTTCAACGTAATTCTGCATTCCTCGACAAATTAATGAAAGTTTCAGATGGTGctacatctaaaaaaaatgatgaagcaATCAAGCTCCTAGCTAAAGGAGAAGTCCAATCCgcgttgaatatttttgacaatttatttaaCCAAAGAAAACAATTACTTGGACCCAATAATCTGGCCACTTTGAATATTCAGAAGCGTATGGCGAACACGTTAGACAGACTAGGACAAAACGAAAAAGCTTTAGGCATGCTCGAAGATATTTATCTAAAACAGAAAGAAATGCTCGGTTCAAGAAACCAACACACTTTGGATACGAGGAGCAGCATCGCTGTAGTACTTTACAAGCAAGGAAAACATATCGAAGCTTTTGATATTTTCCAAGATGTTTATTCCAAACAAAAAGAATTACTGGGATCAGATCATCTTGAAACGGTGAATACAGAGTTCAATATTGGTCTAGTGCTGCAAATTATGGGTAAACACGACGAAGCCTTGAACATCAGTAAGGAAGTCTTCGAGAAATGGAAAAACCTGAAGGGCGACGATCATATGCTTACAGTGTTGGCCCAACATAATATCGCCAGGGCACTCGTTAGTTTGGGCGAATATGAAAACGCATTACAACTTTTCAACGATgtttatcaaaagaaaaaatccaatttgggTACTGATCATGATGAAACCACAAGAACGTTGAGCAACATTGGTGAAGTTTATTTTAAACAGAATGAACTCCCAGAAGCTCTGGCAGCTTTTCAAGGGGTTTTAGATGGCCAGCAAAAAACGTCGACACAAAATCCCAAAGAAATTTCGAATACTCGATATTATTTGGCACATACACTATTCGCTCTAGGTAAATTCGTACCAGCTTATAAAAACTTCAAAGAATGTTGCGATCAGAAAAAAACAGATCTTGGGTCAGATCATCCTAGTGTTATTGATGCCGAGGAAAAGATCAATGTTATTATTCATAAATTCGAGATGGAAGGCCGGTACAAACCTGACATTATTCAGATTCTTCAGACAGGTATCAATATTGCTTTTAGGAATGGTGATATTTCCGCTGTTAAATTACTGCTGAAAGGTGGAGCCGATGTCAACGAATGTGATATCGATGGTAGAACTCCTCTGCATTATGCTGTGCATTATGAGCGTCACGATATTGTCAACATTTTACTCGATAATGGTGCAAATGTCACTCATGCTACGAATAAAGGTAATACGCCTTTACATATAGCAACTTTAAAATGTAATACCGAAATCGTCAACGTATTGTTGCAACGTATCAGTCGCGAcgacaaattaaaattaaacgaTTTCGTCAACGCTAAGACTATCTTGGCTGGTACCACATCTCTTCATATTGCTGCCAAAAATGGTTCCTTGGATATCGTGAAATCCTTGCTAAATCACGGTGCAATGTACAACGTCGCCAACAATGAAAGCAAAACTCCAATCGACCTTTCTACCGATCAGCAAATCATCAATTTGCTTAGATTAATTAACGAATTATTCGACGGAGCCGAAAGAGGTAGTGTTGAAGCTACAATTACGAGATTGAAAGCTATGACATCCGATGAGTTTTCTGCTGTAACGAATTCTCGCAATTCTGATGGCAAAAATTTATTGCTAGTTGCTAATGTGGATGGAcaaaagaaaattctcaaagCGTTGGTGGAGAGGGCGACGAAGAAGACCAATCAGAATTAA